A DNA window from Drosophila sechellia strain sech25 chromosome X, ASM438219v1, whole genome shotgun sequence contains the following coding sequences:
- the LOC6619786 gene encoding dihydropyrimidine dehydrogenase [NADP(+)] has translation MSPPQLLSKDSPDIEDLLSLNPRVKTQCSVVATKQTKENKKHWKRNADHAAPPCTTLANDFSDIKHTTLSERGALEEAARCLKCADAPCQKSCPTQLDIKSFITSIANKNFYGAAKAIFSDNPLGLTCGMVCPTSDLCVGGCNLQASEAGPINIGGLQQFATEVFKKMGVRQRRTPQAEANPLSQKIALVGGGPASLSCATFLARLGYRDVTIYERRSYLGGLSAAEIPQYRLPIDAVNFEIDLVRDLGVRIETGRSLATKDLTIQGLLSSGHDAVFVGIGLPEPKLNPIFAGLQPSNGFYTSKNFLPLVSDGSKPGLCACKAAAGLPKLHGNVIVLGAGDTAFDCATSALRCGARRVFVVFRKGSSGIRAVPEEVELARDERCELLPYLSPRKVIVKDGLITAMEFCRTEQNENDEWVEDEEQTQRLKANFVISAFGSGLEDQDIKAALAPLQFRGELPVVDRVTMQSSVKQVFLGGDLAGVANTTVESVNDGKVAAWSIHCQLQGLPLDTPAALPLFYTDIDAVDISVEMCGIRFENPFGLASAPPTTSTAMIRRAFEQGWGFVVTKTFGLDKDLVTNVSPRIVRGTTSGYKYGPQQGCFLNIELISEKRAEYWLKSIGELKRDFPEKIVIASIMCSFNEDDWTELAIKAEQSGADALELNLSCPHGMGERGMGLACGQDPELVEQISRWVRKAVKLPFFIKLTPNITDIVSIAAAAKRGGADGGSAINTVQGLMGLKADSTAWPAIGKEQRTTYGGVSGNATRPMALKAISDIANRVPGFPILGIGGIDSGEVALQFIHAGATVLQICSSVQNQDFTVIEDYCTALKALLYLKANPPPVDGPFWDGQSPPTPVHQKGKPVVRLTGEGKATLGFFGPYQRQRDIKMAELRSQKGALWDAEQVKGTPPAVNGAPNPAPRIKDVIGAALDKIGSYNKLDNKQQKVALIDDDMCINCGKCYMTCADSGYQAIEFDKDTHIPHVNDDCTGCTLCVSVCPIIDCITMVPKKIPHVIKRGVEEKTFYTHALSQCQ, from the exons ATGAGTCCGCCCCAACTTTTGAGCAAGGACTCCCCAGACATTGAG GATCTGCTGTCGCTGAATCCGCGCGTGAAGACGCAGTGCTCCGTGGTGGCCACCAAGCAGACGAAGGAGAACAAGAAGCACTGGAAGCGCAATGCGGACCACGCTGCTCCGCCCTGCACCACTCTGGCCAACGACTTCTCGGACATCAAGCACACCACATTGTCGGAGCGCGGAGCTCTGGAGGAGGCGGCCAGGTGCCTCAAGTGCGCCGATGCTCCGTGCCAGAAGTCCTGTCCCACGCAGCTGGACATCAAGAGCTTCATCACGAGCATTGCCAATAAGAATTTCTACGGCGCCGCCAAGGCGATCTTCTCGGACAATCCGCTGGGCCTGACCTGCGGCATGGTCTGTCCCACCAGCGATCTCTGCGTGGGCGGATGCAATCTGCAGGCCTCCGAAGCGGGACCGATTAACATTGGTGGCCTCCAGCAGTTTGCCACCGAGGTGTTCAAGAAGATGGGCGTGAGACAGCGAAGGACACCGCAAGCGGAGGCCAATCCGCTGTCGCAAAAGATCGCCCTCGTGGGCGGCGGACCGGCATCGCTATCGTGCGCCACCTTCCTGGCCCGTCTGGGCTATCGGGATGTGACCATCTACGAGCGGAGAAGCTATCTGGGTGGCCTGAGTGCCGCTGAGATTCCCCAGTATCGTCTGCCCATCGATGCGGTTAACTTCGAGATCGATTTGGTTCGCGATCTGGGCGTACGCATCGAAACGGGTCGCTCGCTGGCCACCAAGGATCTGACCATCCAGGGACTCCTGTCCTCCGGCCATGATGCCGTCTTTGTGGGCATTGGCCTGCCGGAACCGAAGCTGAATCCCATCTTCGCTGGCCTTCAGCCCAGCAATGGTTTCTACACCTCGAAGAACTTCCTGCCCTTGGTGTCGGATGGCTCGAAACCGGGCTTGTGCGCCTGCAAGGCAGCCGCCGGCTTGCCCAAGCTCCATGGCAATGTGATCGTTCTGGGTGCCGGAGATACGGCCTTCGATTGCGCCACCTCGGCGCTGAGATGCGGAGCTCGGCGTGTGTTCGTAGTCTTCCGGAAGGGATCCTCCGGCATTCGTGCTGTGCCCGAAGAGGTGGAGCTGGCGCGTGACGAACGCTGTGAGCTGTTGCCATACCTAAGTCCACGCAAAGTGATAGTCAAGGATGGCCTGATCACCGCCATGGAGTTCTGTCGCACGGAGCAGAACGAAAACGATGAGTGGGTGGAGGATGAGGAGCAGACGCAGCGCTTGAAGGCTAACTTTGTGATCTCTGCCTTTGGATCTGGCCTGGAGGACCAGGATATCAAGGCGGCACTAGCGCCGCTGCAATTCCGCGGCGAATTGCCCGTGGTGGACAGGGTGACGATGCAGAGCAGTGTGAAGCAGGTGTTCCTCGGCGGAGATCTCGCTGGAGTGGCCAACACCACAGTGGAGTCGGTCAATGACGGCAAGGTGGCCGCCTGGAGCATTCATTGCCAGCTGCAGGGCCTGCCACTGGACACGCCGGCTGCACTGCCGCTCTTCTACACGGACATCGATGCCGTGGACATATCGGTGGAGATGTGCGGCATCCGGTTCGAGAATCCCTTTGGCCTGGCCTCCGCACCGCCCACCACCAGCACGGCCATGATCCGGCGCGCCTTTGAGCAGGGCTGGGGCTTTGTGGTGACCAAGACTTTCGGTCTGGACAAGGATCTGGTCACGAATGTCTCGCCGCGCATCGTCAGGGGCACCACGTCGGGCTACAAGTATGGACCGCAGCAGGGCTGCTTCCTGAACATCGAACTGATCTCGGAGAAGCGGGCCGAGTACTGGCTGAAATCGATTGGAGAACTGAAGCGTGACTTCCCCGAGAAGATCGTGATTGCCAGCATTATGTGCAGCTTCAACGAGGACGACTGGACGGAGCTGGCCATCAAGGCGGAGCAGTCGGGTGCCGATGCCCTCGAGCTGAATCTATCGTGTCCCCACGGCATGGGCGAACGAGGAATGGGCTTGGCCTGTGGCCAGGATCCCGAGCTGGTGGAGCAGATCTCTCGCTGGGTGCGAAAGGCGGTCAAGCTGCCCTTCTTCATCAAACTAACGCCAAACATCACGGACATCGTTTCCATTGCGGCGGCCGCGAAGCGAGGAGGAGCCGATGGCGGATCGGCCATCAACACCGTTCAGGGACTGATGGGCCTTAAGGCGGACTCCACCGCCTGGCCGGCGATTGGCAAAGAGCAGCGCACCACCTACGGCGGCGTCTCCGGCAATGCCACTCGTCCGATGGCTCTGAAGGCCATCTCCGACATTGCCAACCGTGTACCGGGATTCCCCATTCTCGGCATCGGTGGTATCGATTCCGGCGAGGTTGCGCTGCAGTTCATTCATGCGGGCGCCACTGTTCTGCAGATCTGCTCCTCCGTACAGAACCAGGACTTCACCGTCATCGAGGACTACTGCACGGCCCTGAAGGCACTGCTCTACCTGAAGGCCAATCCGCCACCAGTCGATGGTCCCTTCTGGGATGGCCAGTCACCACCCACTCCGGTCCACCAGAAGGGCAAGCCCGTTGTCCGTTTGACCGGCGAGGGCAAAGCCACGCTGGGTTTCTTTGGTCCCTACCAGCGGCAGCGCGACATCAAGATGGCCGAGCTGCGAAGCCAGAAGGGAGCTCTTTGGGATGCCGAGCAGGTGAAGGGCACTCCTCCGGCGGTCAATGGAGCACCCAACCCGGCGCCGAGAATCAAGGATGTGATCGGAGCGGCGTTAGACAAGATCGGGTCATACAACAAGCTGGATAACAAACAGCAGAAGGTGGCGCTCATCGATGAT GACATGTGCATAAACTGCGGAAAATGCTATATGACCTGCGCCGATTCCGGCTACCAGGCCATCGAATTCGACAAGGACACCCACATTCCGCATGTGAACGACGATTGCACGGGCTGCACACTCTGCGTCTCTGTTTGTCCCATCATCGACTGCATCAC CATGGTGCCCAAGAAGATTCCGCACGTGATCAAGCGAGGAGTCGAGGAGAAGACCTTCTACACCCACGCTCTCAGCCAGTGCCAGTAA
- the LOC6619785 gene encoding uncharacterized protein LOC6619785, with the protein MSRSLSRVLGTNWAPSLSFSHPIYRGSNTLNDLLRTKVATTTIIPVATYSKRNGPPSDAGGLFKTVKSRDLDDDDELNSLESEPNWELTAERGNRFYLPNGVGPAWQGDSTTVGLAEPLGHLVNFFKGPNTDKSHLEFTCQNCPLLIRLPLLELFPVPVVAQQCTNITMLVLSHEGDIEMGAAKFVLAAREMCDRLLSYGYWADFINPFSGRPYFLPREGVNLYRQDSRFRGLNMRMSEQNRCTVISAEENDSTRFSGTIYTTAPNHYGQLLKLIVPQSHKAAQ; encoded by the exons ATGTCTCGATCATTGAGTCGCGTATTGGGTACCAACTGGGCGCCATCCCTGTCCTTTTCACATCCCATATATCGGGGATCCAACACACTGAACGATCTACTGCGCACCAAGGTGGCCACCACGACCATAATTCCGGTGGCTACATACTCCAAGCGTAATGGCCCACCGTCGGATGCCGGCGGATTGTTCAAAACCGTTAAGTCGCGGGATctcgacgacgacgatgagcTGAATAGTTTGGAGAGCGAGCCCAACTGGGAACTGACCGCCGAAAGGGGCAATCGCTTCTATCTGCCAAATGGCGTAGGGCCAGCCTGGCAGGGCGACAGCACCACCGTCGGTCTGGCCGAGCCGCTTGGCCACCTGGTCAACTTTTTTAAGGGTCCCAATACGGACAAATCGCACCTGGAATTCACCTGCCAAAATTGTCCCTTGCTTATCCGCTTGCCGCTCTTGGAGCTCTTCCCGGTACCCGTCGTCGCACAGCAGTGCACAAACATCACCATGCTTGTTCTCAGCCACGAAGGAGACATCGAAATGGGCGCCGCCAAG TTTGTGCTGGCAGCGCGTGAGATGTGCGATCGCCTGCTATCGTACGGCTACTGGGCGGACTTCATCAATCCGTTTAGCGGACGGCCGTATTTTCTACCGCGGGAAGGGGTTAATCTGTACAGGCAGGACTCACGCTTCCGTGGTCTAAACATGCGGATGTCGGAACAGAACCGTTGCACAGTGATTTCCGCTGAGGAGAACGACAGCACCCGCTTCTCGGGCACCATCTACACCACAGCGCCGAATCACTATGGGCAGCTGCTGAAGCTGATTGTGCCGCAGTCGCACAAGGCTGCCCAATGA
- the LOC6619784 gene encoding COMM domain-containing protein 3 — MDASPGSSSALNTDDEQTALISPTVVAGLKNLGAIISLPLTKLLIANSLKLTLHPDATIAPVPELYAKNAACAKQSEYAVVTLFALGTKHGWDGLQLRQQLEQLNLDTAAVDELSRVYEDSRKDLILRQLQIGHSFPHITDIQWRIVCDVKSSTSDCSTGAACFHINLGHFRQSSGERVTIVEFVCNAEELQSLINRLKEIERHCQQMAVV; from the exons ATGGACGCGTCGCCAGGAAGTTCCTCTGCCCTGAACACAGACGACGAGCAAACTGCCCTTATTTCCCCCACTGTGGTGGCCGGCTTAAAGAACCTGGGTGCCATCATTTCGCTGCCACTCACCAAACTGCTCATTGCCAATTCCTTGAAACTGACGCTTCATCCAGATGCCA CCATTGCTCCCGTGCCCGAGCTGTATGCCAAGAATGCCGCCTGCGCCAAACAGAGCGAGTACGCGGTGGTCACCCTCTTCGCCCTGGGCACCAAGCACGGCTGGGATGGCCTCCAACTGCgccagcagctggagcaacTCAACCTCGATACAGCTGCCGTGGACGAGCTGAGTCGCGTGTACGAGGACAGCCGCAAAGATCTGATTCTCCGACAACTGCAGATAGGCCATAGTTTTCCGCATATTACCGACATCCAGTGGCGCATCGTGTGCGACGTGAAGTCCTCCACCTCTGACTGCAGCACGGGCGCGGCCTGCTTCCACATCAATCTGGGCCACTTCCGGCAGAGCAGCGGCGAGCGGGTGACCATCGTTGAGTTTGTCTGCAACGCCGAGGAGCTACAGTCGCTGATCAATCGTCTCAAGGAGATCGAGCGGCACTGCCAACAGATGGCCGTGGTCTAG
- the LOC6619783 gene encoding neuferricin homolog, giving the protein MFGLLRHLFKFQFLFVVAAVLGGIYHTEIRQFLRRQTDNYLDQAEQDASFPLEFQAADNVGTLFTPAELAKFNGEEEGRPLYLALLGSVFDVSRGIKHYGSGCSYNFFVGRDASVSFISGDFETYDPKTADDVLTLKPDDLIGLAGWRDFYQKDYVYKGRVIGRFYDEKGALTTYHHKFLQLLEQARDAKRQVEELRARYPGCNIEWSEERGTRVWCTTTSGDGKERSWIGYPRKLYSRGNKSFQCACVPDAELDEIDAGGKVARGDAMLKPYDKCEPQARECFYKV; this is encoded by the coding sequence ATGTTCGGATTGCTGCGACACCTgttcaaatttcaatttcttttcGTTGTGGCGGCCGTTCTGGGCGGAATTTACCACACAGAGATTAGGCAGTTCCTGCGTCGCCAAACGGACAACTACCTGGACCAAGCTGAACAGGATGCGAGCTTTCCTCTGGAATTTCAAGCTGCCGACAATGTCGGCACGCTCTTCACACCGGCCGAGCTGGCCAAATTCAATGGCGAGGAAGAGGGTCGTCCGCTTTACCTGGCTCTCCTCGGCTCCGTCTTCGATGTGAGCCGCGGGATCAAGCACTACGGATCCGGTTGCAGCTACAACTTCTTCGTGGGTCGCGACGCCTCCGTGTCCTTTATTTCCGGTGACTTTGAGACATACGATCCGAAAACGGCCGACGATGTGTTGACCCTAAAGCCGGACGACCTGATTGGTTTGGCCGGATGGCGGGATTTCTACCAAAAGGACTACGTCTACAAGGGACGGGTAATTGGGCGCTTCTACGATGAGAAGGGCGCCCTGACCACCTATCATCATAAGTTCCTGCAACTGCTGGAGCAGGCGCGAGATGCCAAGCGACAGGTGGAGGAACTGCGCGCCCGGTATCCCGGCTGCAATATCGAATGGAGCGAGGAGCGCGGCACTCGCGTCTGGTGCACCACGACCAGCGGCGATGGCAAGGAGCGCTCCTGGATCGGTTATCCCCGCAAGCTGTACAGTCGCGGCAACAAGAGCTTCCAGTGCGCCTGTGTGCCCGATGCGGAGCTGGACGAGATCGATGCCGGCGGCAAGGTGGCTCGAGGTGATGCCATGCTGAAACCCTACGACAAATGCGAGCCACAGGCCAGGGAGTGCTTCTACAAGGTGTAG